A part of Halobacillus shinanisalinarum genomic DNA contains:
- a CDS encoding malonate decarboxylase holo-ACP synthase has product MVISPHDLLRIREGTELTMCSDIPEWVTTSLQSAPFAVVRRAPIIEGKLAIGVRGSQRNQRFGTYIRQEDVLEHIPPNQIVKGEKWLEHSRNNLMPAIQALEQVNDILHSYEMVWGPAGSVGFELVSRRDTVTENSDLDIVVYAEDFFPIEKAETLVARLSELPVVVDVQVETPNGAISLREYARNEFPILLKTKEGPKLVNDPWNKGITKEVYV; this is encoded by the coding sequence ATGGTAATTAGCCCCCATGATCTATTGAGAATTAGAGAGGGGACAGAACTTACAATGTGTTCAGATATACCAGAATGGGTTACCACATCCTTGCAGTCCGCTCCATTTGCTGTTGTACGTCGTGCCCCAATAATCGAAGGGAAGCTCGCTATCGGTGTTCGCGGCAGCCAACGCAATCAACGATTTGGAACTTATATCAGACAGGAAGACGTGCTAGAGCATATTCCTCCTAATCAAATCGTAAAAGGGGAGAAATGGCTGGAACATTCACGCAATAACTTAATGCCTGCTATTCAGGCATTGGAGCAAGTGAATGATATACTCCACTCTTATGAAATGGTTTGGGGACCTGCGGGAAGTGTAGGGTTTGAATTAGTTAGTCGCAGGGATACGGTCACAGAGAATAGTGATTTAGATATCGTGGTGTATGCAGAAGATTTCTTCCCTATCGAAAAGGCAGAGACCCTGGTTGCTAGACTTAGCGAGCTTCCTGTAGTGGTAGATGTTCAAGTTGAAACACCTAATGGAGCAATTTCATTAAGGGAATACGCACGGAATGAGTTTCCTATATTATTAAAAACCAAAGAAGGTCCAAAGCTGGTCAATGACCCCTGGAATAAAGGTATCACAAAGGAAGTTTATGTATAG
- the mdcD gene encoding biotin-independent malonate decarboxylase subunit beta translates to MNVLKVSFVELNARERVKAILDEGTFRELLDPFDGFESPHLERQNIVPQSDDGVVVAKGKVAQEPAVVISIEGNFQGGGIGEVSGAKIAGALELALRDNKEGIPTRPILLYDTGGVRLQEANYGLLAIAEISAAIVALREYVPVIGVIPGKIGCFGGMSLTAGLCSTLIMTKEGRLTLNGPEVIEQEAGIEEFDSQDRRLIWNTIGGEQRYSLGFIDHLVDDNVETLKEIIRDHLDHNDTHCFRSEQVDLFRSRLQKIDPSQPFSHKDVQKVWNETIGKETSNKESGSSEGIPDESRGKTWFTALTDQTKSDDVPSVLCTDKTVDKERVRYIAVVPDSSNRFPRARKGEVGLAEGWAIARYVREAIENDEEGKRRAIVAIVDVPSQAYGFNEELLGLHQAGAAAVDAYVEARQAGHPVITLIVGNAISGGFLTHGLQSNHLLALNDEGVNVHVMSKQSAARITRRSIEELEKATKQTPAMAYDVESFATLGALHELIDGVDADHPGSEDIEKIEDRIIEAIRSARSEPFDLSNRLQSLQARENRSASIKVRERLTELW, encoded by the coding sequence ATGAACGTTCTTAAAGTAAGCTTTGTAGAACTCAATGCACGTGAGCGTGTAAAAGCCATACTAGATGAAGGAACTTTTCGTGAACTGCTTGATCCTTTTGACGGATTTGAATCCCCTCACTTGGAACGCCAGAATATCGTTCCCCAGAGTGATGACGGAGTAGTGGTCGCTAAAGGCAAAGTAGCTCAAGAGCCGGCCGTGGTCATTTCTATTGAAGGAAATTTTCAAGGCGGGGGTATTGGAGAAGTCTCTGGGGCAAAAATAGCTGGAGCTCTTGAATTGGCTCTTCGTGACAACAAAGAAGGCATCCCGACCCGTCCAATCCTATTGTATGACACAGGGGGCGTGAGGCTTCAGGAAGCCAATTACGGCTTGTTGGCTATCGCTGAAATTAGTGCTGCAATTGTAGCCTTACGAGAATACGTCCCTGTCATTGGAGTGATCCCTGGAAAGATCGGTTGCTTTGGCGGCATGTCCTTAACGGCAGGCTTGTGCAGTACACTGATCATGACGAAAGAGGGCAGGCTCACATTAAATGGACCGGAAGTGATTGAGCAGGAAGCGGGAATTGAAGAATTTGATTCTCAGGATCGGCGCTTGATATGGAATACAATTGGCGGGGAACAGCGCTATTCATTAGGATTCATTGATCATCTTGTGGATGATAATGTGGAGACGCTCAAGGAGATCATCAGAGATCATTTAGATCACAACGATACGCACTGTTTTCGAAGTGAACAAGTGGACCTGTTTAGATCACGTCTTCAAAAAATAGATCCCTCACAACCCTTCTCTCATAAAGATGTACAAAAAGTATGGAACGAAACAATTGGAAAAGAAACGAGTAATAAGGAGTCTGGGAGTTCTGAGGGCATTCCTGATGAAAGCAGAGGGAAGACTTGGTTTACAGCTCTAACAGATCAAACGAAAAGTGATGATGTCCCTTCCGTATTGTGTACAGACAAAACCGTTGATAAAGAACGGGTCCGCTATATTGCCGTTGTACCAGACTCGAGTAATCGCTTTCCCCGTGCTCGTAAGGGTGAGGTAGGCTTAGCAGAGGGATGGGCTATTGCCCGTTATGTAAGGGAAGCCATCGAGAATGATGAAGAAGGGAAACGTCGTGCCATTGTCGCGATCGTGGACGTTCCCAGCCAAGCTTATGGATTCAATGAAGAGTTATTAGGATTACATCAAGCAGGGGCAGCAGCCGTTGACGCTTATGTGGAAGCAAGACAGGCGGGCCATCCTGTAATCACACTTATTGTAGGGAATGCCATTTCCGGCGGATTTCTAACCCATGGCCTCCAGTCTAATCATCTCCTTGCTCTGAATGATGAGGGAGTGAATGTCCATGTCATGTCAAAGCAATCCGCCGCCCGTATTACCCGTCGTTCCATTGAAGAACTAGAGAAAGCGACGAAACAAACACCTGCCATGGCGTATGATGTTGAATCTTTTGCAACCCTTGGCGCTCTTCATGAACTGATTGATGGAGTTGATGCAGATCACCCAGGAAGTGAAGATATAGAAAAAATAGAAGATAGAATCATAGAAGCGATCAGAAGTGCTAGATCAGAGCCTTTTGATTTAAGCAATCGGCTGCAATCTCTACAAGCTAGGGAAAATCGATCGGCATCGATAAAAGTTAGAGAGAGGTTAACAGAGTTATGGTAA
- a CDS encoding MerR family transcriptional regulator, with translation MKYYTSGDVSHYLNISVRTLRYYDQIDLVPPARIEESGKRLYTSREILLLEKIVLLKSLAMTLEDIKKIINQITIEEILTLHKEKLENNILQLKESLKNTHTLSNTLKLEGNLNWGHLLPLVKENAKMAGKNEWGKHFSEKEQKTLKEAMPKMEHPSTRKWINIIKRTNFCLRRNLAPHSEEGQTLAEDCLLLSEDFFKGDQKLGEKFWKARKSERASKEMGLYPISSEILEFMDEAINYYEEHYPKLTNKKG, from the coding sequence TTGAAATATTATACTTCAGGCGACGTTTCCCACTACCTCAACATCTCTGTCCGAACGTTACGTTATTACGATCAAATTGACTTAGTCCCACCTGCCCGAATAGAGGAATCAGGTAAAAGACTTTATACAAGCAGAGAAATACTTTTACTGGAAAAAATAGTGCTGTTAAAGTCATTAGCCATGACATTAGAAGATATCAAGAAAATCATTAATCAAATAACAATAGAAGAAATCTTAACTCTACATAAAGAAAAGCTGGAAAATAACATTCTACAGCTGAAGGAATCGCTAAAAAATACCCATACATTAAGTAACACCCTTAAACTGGAAGGAAATTTGAATTGGGGTCATCTGCTTCCATTAGTTAAAGAAAATGCTAAAATGGCTGGGAAAAACGAGTGGGGGAAACACTTCAGTGAAAAGGAACAAAAGACATTAAAAGAGGCTATGCCAAAAATGGAACATCCGTCTACACGGAAATGGATAAATATCATTAAACGAACCAATTTTTGTTTACGACGAAATCTTGCGCCACATTCTGAAGAGGGACAAACGCTTGCAGAGGATTGTTTATTACTGTCTGAGGACTTTTTTAAAGGAGACCAAAAGCTAGGCGAGAAATTTTGGAAAGCTAGAAAATCCGAAAGAGCTTCTAAGGAAATGGGGCTTTACCCTATTTCCTCGGAAATCCTTGAGTTCATGGATGAAGCCATTAATTACTATGAAGAACATTATCCAAAGCTTACAAATAAAAAAGGGTAG
- the mdcA gene encoding malonate decarboxylase subunit alpha, producing the protein MTDVKQTEQTKRSWTTRRDAKNKRVNQVMKMTDGRVIPTDRIVEVLEEVLVPGDRVVLEGNNQKQASFLSEALSQVDSGKVHDLHMILSSISRPEHLDIFEAGIAEKVDFAYAGPQSLRMAQMIEDKQLTMGEIHTYIELYGRLFIDLIPSVALVAADKADSEGNLYTGANTEETPTLVEAAAFRDGIVIAQVNEITEDLPRVDIPGSWIDFVVEADAPYQLEPLFTRDPRHITDIQILLAMMTIRGIYEKHQVQSLNHGIGYNTAAIELLLPTYGQSLGLKGKICKHWALNPHPTMIPAIESGWVESIHCFGGEVGMEEYISKRPDVFFTGRDGSLRSNRTLSQLAGQYAVDLFVGSSLQIDAYGNSSTVTNGRLAGFGGAPNMGHDPGGRRHSTPAWLNMINSDEPLVRGKKLVVQVVETHQTGNTPVFVESLDAIDVKKEANLATAPVMIYGDDVTHVVTEEGIAYLYKAKSLEERREALAAIAGVTPVGIKHSPENINRLREEGIVAWPEDLGIRRSEANRSLLAAKNVEELVEWSGGLYQPPEKFRSW; encoded by the coding sequence ATGACAGATGTTAAGCAAACAGAACAAACCAAAAGAAGCTGGACAACAAGACGAGATGCCAAAAATAAACGAGTCAATCAAGTGATGAAGATGACAGATGGGAGGGTCATTCCGACGGATCGAATCGTTGAAGTTTTAGAGGAAGTTCTTGTTCCTGGTGACCGAGTCGTATTAGAGGGGAATAATCAAAAACAGGCCTCCTTCCTTTCCGAAGCACTTTCCCAGGTGGACTCTGGTAAGGTCCATGATCTGCATATGATCTTATCCAGTATTTCAAGGCCTGAGCATCTAGATATTTTTGAAGCTGGCATCGCTGAAAAGGTGGACTTTGCTTATGCCGGGCCTCAAAGTCTTCGAATGGCTCAAATGATTGAGGATAAACAACTGACCATGGGCGAAATCCACACCTATATCGAGTTATATGGGCGGTTATTTATTGACTTAATCCCATCTGTGGCATTGGTTGCTGCTGATAAAGCCGATAGTGAGGGTAATCTGTACACAGGGGCAAATACAGAGGAAACACCTACACTTGTAGAAGCTGCAGCTTTTCGAGACGGGATTGTCATAGCTCAAGTCAATGAAATCACAGAGGATCTGCCGCGTGTGGATATCCCTGGCTCATGGATTGATTTCGTTGTTGAAGCAGATGCCCCTTATCAATTGGAACCACTTTTTACGAGAGATCCGAGACATATCACAGATATCCAGATACTCTTGGCAATGATGACGATTCGCGGTATTTATGAAAAGCATCAAGTGCAGTCTCTCAATCATGGCATTGGCTACAATACGGCAGCTATTGAGTTGCTGCTCCCTACTTATGGGCAGTCGTTAGGTTTAAAAGGTAAAATCTGCAAACACTGGGCATTGAATCCTCACCCTACGATGATCCCTGCGATCGAATCCGGCTGGGTGGAAAGCATTCATTGTTTCGGGGGAGAAGTGGGGATGGAGGAGTACATCTCAAAACGGCCTGATGTGTTTTTTACCGGACGCGATGGGAGTCTTCGTTCCAATCGAACGCTCTCACAGCTGGCCGGTCAATACGCGGTTGATTTGTTTGTTGGATCTAGCTTGCAAATCGATGCCTATGGAAATTCTTCGACCGTTACAAACGGACGACTTGCCGGGTTTGGTGGAGCTCCGAACATGGGACATGATCCTGGTGGACGGAGGCACTCCACTCCAGCATGGTTAAATATGATCAATTCTGATGAGCCACTTGTGCGGGGCAAGAAACTAGTCGTTCAAGTAGTCGAAACACATCAAACAGGGAACACACCGGTTTTCGTAGAGTCTCTGGATGCGATTGATGTGAAAAAAGAAGCCAATCTAGCGACAGCTCCGGTGATGATCTATGGCGATGATGTCACCCATGTTGTCACAGAGGAAGGCATCGCTTACTTATATAAAGCAAAAAGTTTAGAAGAACGGCGAGAAGCTTTGGCTGCGATTGCAGGAGTGACCCCAGTAGGGATTAAACATTCCCCTGAAAATATCAACCGTCTTCGGGAAGAGGGGATTGTGGCATGGCCTGAAGATTTAGGGATCCGCCGCTCTGAAGCCAATCGTTCTTTGCTTGCTGCTAAAAATGTGGAGGAGCTTGTGGAATGGTCAGGCGGACTCTACCAGCCTCCAGAGAAATTTCGGAGCTGGTAA
- a CDS encoding helix-turn-helix domain-containing protein, whose translation MKNIIGSQIKDLRKQKRLTLKQVSEKTNLSISFLSQVERLKSSVTLESLKKISEVLDVNPSYFFPSESKASIKRDILSEEDIPINPFIYKDLSGDFEQQLFTPILVTLKPGDNNGNPLSHKGQEFLYVLEGVLIVLIEGEEHKLHPKDCIHFDSTVQHYWFNRTNSVVKFLCISTNPKLS comes from the coding sequence ATGAAAAATATTATTGGAAGCCAAATAAAAGATTTAAGAAAGCAAAAAAGGCTCACGTTAAAACAGGTTTCAGAAAAAACGAACCTTTCCATAAGCTTTTTATCACAAGTTGAACGATTAAAGTCATCCGTCACACTTGAATCTTTAAAGAAGATATCAGAGGTTCTTGATGTAAACCCTAGTTATTTTTTTCCGAGTGAGTCAAAAGCTTCGATAAAACGAGACATTTTATCTGAAGAAGACATTCCTATAAATCCCTTTATTTATAAAGATTTATCCGGGGACTTCGAGCAGCAGTTATTTACACCGATATTAGTTACGCTTAAACCTGGGGACAATAATGGCAACCCCCTTTCTCATAAAGGACAAGAGTTTTTGTATGTATTAGAAGGAGTGCTTATCGTATTGATTGAAGGGGAGGAGCATAAACTTCATCCAAAAGATTGTATTCATTTTGACTCTACAGTTCAGCATTATTGGTTTAATCGGACAAACTCTGTTGTTAAGTTCCTATGTATATCTACTAACCCTAAACTCAGTTAG
- a CDS encoding malonate decarboxylase subunit delta produces METMLFEYPATKKIAHKAHVGVVGSGDLEVLVTPSDEPRTRVEVRTGMTGFDDTWKRVIERFFNVHAAQATIKVNDFGATPGVVSLRLAQALEVSEQYERS; encoded by the coding sequence TTGGAAACCATGCTTTTTGAATACCCAGCCACGAAAAAAATAGCCCACAAAGCGCACGTAGGTGTCGTTGGGTCCGGAGATTTAGAAGTCCTGGTTACTCCTTCAGATGAACCTAGAACTAGAGTCGAAGTCCGAACAGGGATGACAGGATTCGACGATACTTGGAAAAGGGTGATCGAACGTTTTTTTAATGTACACGCAGCACAGGCGACCATAAAAGTGAACGATTTCGGAGCAACACCCGGAGTTGTCTCCCTACGATTAGCTCAAGCTTTGGAGGTGAGTGAACAATATGAACGTTCTTAA
- a CDS encoding triphosphoribosyl-dephospho-CoA synthase, with the protein MTWNNAKECGEVLGNWAVQALIAEAELSPKPGLVDPEDTGSHADMTFDLLVASAASLRETFESIAEASYLREPDQQLREEIAAIGRQGERKMMHVTGGINTHKGAIWVLGLLTSGAALHQPGQDVKRMIQTASEIACYPDRYIPDIPTHGSSVFARFGVKGARGEAESGFPHLIKIALPKLVQARERGISEPLARLEALVALIAHLDDTCILHRGGLPALQMAKQKAKAILENGGVSMAEGWRKLEELNQSLLESNASPGGSADLLAATLFLDQIESVHYVDKKVFLTT; encoded by the coding sequence ATGACTTGGAATAACGCAAAAGAATGTGGTGAAGTTCTCGGCAATTGGGCTGTTCAGGCTCTTATCGCTGAAGCTGAGCTTTCTCCAAAACCAGGACTTGTCGATCCCGAAGATACTGGATCACACGCCGACATGACGTTTGATTTATTGGTTGCTTCGGCTGCTTCTTTACGAGAAACCTTTGAGTCGATCGCTGAAGCTTCTTACCTTAGGGAGCCTGACCAACAGCTACGTGAAGAAATCGCCGCTATCGGTCGCCAAGGTGAAAGGAAAATGATGCACGTCACTGGTGGGATCAACACGCATAAAGGAGCCATTTGGGTGCTTGGACTTCTGACGTCTGGTGCAGCATTGCACCAACCGGGGCAGGACGTGAAACGGATGATTCAAACCGCTTCTGAAATCGCCTGCTATCCAGATCGCTATATCCCCGACATTCCGACTCATGGTTCTAGCGTTTTTGCAAGATTTGGCGTGAAGGGGGCTAGAGGAGAGGCTGAATCAGGATTTCCTCATCTTATAAAAATTGCCTTGCCTAAGCTGGTGCAAGCGAGGGAGAGAGGAATCTCTGAACCTCTTGCAAGATTGGAAGCTCTCGTGGCATTGATTGCTCACTTAGACGATACATGTATTCTTCATCGAGGCGGATTACCTGCTTTACAGATGGCAAAGCAAAAAGCGAAGGCTATTTTAGAAAATGGAGGGGTGTCCATGGCAGAGGGATGGAGAAAACTAGAAGAACTTAATCAATCGTTACTAGAATCTAACGCTTCACCTGGAGGGAGTGCGGATTTGTTAGCTGCCACTTTATTTTTGGATCAAATAGAAAGCGTTCATTATGTCGATAAAAAGGTTTTTTTAACTACTTAA
- a CDS encoding ornithine cyclodeaminase family protein, whose product MQYITQHEIQSVYSMDDCIGDLKEGFRLYLENKTHAPVRTVLHHSHSEANTLFMPSYIEGLEYETVKVVSIFPNNPEAGIRTLQSVILLTETENGHHLATIEASGLTVMRTGAGAGVATEYLAKKNARKLSILGCGAQSRGQLQAVLAVRPIERVFLWNRTKEKAFTFKEEIQQSGWQGEVIVCETANKAASEADVLCLSSKSQEALFDVDALQPGAHINAIGSYRPDLKEFGADTLEQLDQLWVDTLEGTQHEAGELIQAANQGAWSWDKVNGELAELVTGDKPGRLNDKEMTLYKSVGVAYMDTITAARVYEKVTKNPANKHK is encoded by the coding sequence ATGCAATATATCACGCAGCACGAGATTCAATCCGTTTATTCGATGGACGATTGTATAGGAGATTTAAAGGAGGGATTTAGGTTATATTTGGAAAATAAAACACATGCACCAGTAAGAACCGTATTGCATCATTCACATTCTGAGGCTAACACACTTTTTATGCCTTCTTATATAGAAGGACTAGAGTATGAAACAGTGAAGGTTGTAAGTATTTTTCCAAATAATCCTGAAGCAGGAATCCGAACGTTGCAAAGTGTCATTTTATTAACGGAAACGGAAAATGGCCATCATCTTGCAACTATTGAAGCAAGTGGTTTAACTGTGATGCGGACAGGGGCCGGTGCTGGTGTGGCGACAGAATATCTTGCTAAAAAAAATGCTCGTAAGCTTTCTATTTTAGGATGTGGAGCTCAGTCAAGAGGACAGCTTCAGGCTGTTTTGGCTGTCAGACCGATCGAACGTGTATTTCTATGGAATAGAACAAAAGAAAAGGCCTTTACATTTAAAGAAGAAATTCAGCAATCAGGATGGCAAGGTGAAGTCATCGTTTGTGAAACGGCTAACAAAGCAGCATCGGAAGCGGATGTTCTGTGTTTAAGTTCAAAGTCTCAGGAGGCATTATTTGATGTGGATGCTCTACAACCGGGCGCTCATATTAATGCCATAGGTTCCTATCGTCCCGATCTAAAAGAGTTCGGTGCTGATACACTAGAACAGCTTGACCAGCTTTGGGTAGACACATTGGAAGGAACCCAACATGAAGCAGGCGAACTCATTCAAGCAGCGAATCAAGGAGCATGGTCCTGGGATAAAGTGAACGGTGAATTAGCGGAACTCGTAACAGGAGATAAGCCAGGACGTCTGAATGATAAAGAAATGACTTTATATAAATCGGTCGGAGTGGCCTATATGGACACAATTACAGCAGCGAGAGTTTACGAAAAAGTCACAAAAAACCCTGCAAATAAACATAAGTAA
- a CDS encoding MFS transporter — translation MNKQLSRKVLIASLTGSSIEWFDYFLYGTVASLVFNELFFPSFDPLIGLLLAYASFSLTFFIRPLGGVIFAHIGDKIGRKKTLVLTLSLMGGATVLIGLLPTYAQVGVWAPILLITLRLIQGLGLGGEWGGALLLAVEYAPEEKKGFFGSIPQMGVPIGLLLGTFALTLMSLLPEAAFMTWGWRVPFILSSVLVFVGLWIRKGIDETPAFKEAKKSGELSKMPIAETFKYHWREVLIAVGAKVVETAPFYIFATFVVSYATGTLGYNQINVLNAVTIGTLITAVMIPLMGKLSDRIGRKPVYIAGSIGMALYAYPYFLLLSIGETWAVILATVIALGIVWPPITAVLGTMFSEIFSTRVRYTGISLGYQIGAALAGGTAPLIATWLLSKFNNSWSPIAIFIIATAIISLIAVKFTSDSKTTSVSTQSREERNTI, via the coding sequence ATGAATAAACAGTTAAGTCGGAAAGTTTTAATTGCTAGTTTAACTGGGAGTTCAATTGAATGGTTTGATTACTTTTTGTATGGAACTGTTGCTTCGCTGGTGTTTAATGAATTGTTTTTCCCAAGTTTTGATCCTTTGATTGGGTTACTATTAGCTTACGCATCATTTTCTTTAACCTTTTTTATTCGTCCTCTAGGCGGTGTGATATTTGCTCATATCGGTGATAAAATTGGTCGAAAGAAAACGCTTGTATTAACGTTGTCTCTCATGGGTGGAGCAACTGTGTTAATCGGTTTACTCCCTACTTATGCTCAAGTCGGTGTATGGGCGCCAATTTTACTGATTACCCTTAGATTAATCCAGGGATTAGGTCTTGGTGGTGAATGGGGTGGCGCCCTTTTACTAGCTGTTGAATATGCACCTGAGGAGAAAAAGGGATTCTTCGGAAGTATCCCACAGATGGGCGTTCCGATTGGACTACTCTTAGGAACATTTGCTCTCACTTTAATGAGTTTACTTCCCGAGGCAGCATTTATGACATGGGGGTGGCGCGTCCCGTTTATCTTAAGTTCGGTCCTCGTCTTTGTCGGTTTATGGATTCGTAAAGGCATTGATGAAACACCAGCATTTAAAGAGGCAAAGAAATCAGGTGAGCTCTCCAAAATGCCGATCGCCGAAACGTTTAAATATCATTGGCGGGAAGTATTAATTGCAGTTGGAGCAAAAGTTGTAGAAACAGCTCCATTTTATATTTTTGCGACATTCGTGGTCAGTTATGCAACAGGTACGCTTGGCTATAACCAGATTAACGTTTTAAATGCTGTTACAATTGGGACGCTTATCACTGCGGTTATGATCCCTCTCATGGGGAAACTGTCCGACAGAATTGGTCGAAAACCAGTCTATATAGCCGGTTCAATTGGAATGGCTTTATATGCCTACCCTTATTTCCTATTGTTATCTATTGGTGAGACTTGGGCTGTTATTCTGGCAACGGTGATTGCTCTAGGAATTGTTTGGCCACCGATTACAGCAGTACTAGGGACCATGTTCTCAGAAATCTTTTCAACAAGAGTTCGTTATACAGGGATCTCACTAGGGTATCAAATAGGTGCTGCTCTAGCCGGCGGGACCGCACCATTGATAGCAACCTGGCTATTAAGCAAATTTAATAATTCATGGTCGCCTATTGCCATATTTATCATAGCGACAGCCATCATTTCACTCATTGCTGTTAAGTTTACCAGTGATTCCAAAACAACATCCGTTTCAACACAGTCACGAGAAGAGCGTAACACAATATAA
- the mdcH gene encoding malonate decarboxylase subunit epsilon, with the protein MSTAFLFPGQGSQQPHMLRHLPDHPLVTETLAEASEALNESVVLWDTELKLRSTIAVQVCLLVSGVVSARLLMEEKAVPDYVAGHSVGAFGAAVVAGSLDFRDAIRLVRWRGEWMEKAFPKGYGMCVVVGLSEKQLSKLIEGHSTKEKPVYLANINCPRQMTIAGAIPDLRNLMETALANGAQKAELLDVSVPSHCPLLQDVSLRLDAELNDISFRDPTIPYIGNQTARALKKGEAIKKDLAWNVSHSVRWHESMSLLYELGTRLFVEMLPGNVLKRLVNNAFSTARAISISGNGIKTAAILVDRTRTN; encoded by the coding sequence ATGAGTACTGCATTTCTTTTCCCGGGTCAAGGGTCACAACAACCTCATATGTTACGTCATTTGCCTGATCACCCCCTCGTTACAGAAACCTTAGCTGAGGCGAGCGAGGCATTAAATGAAAGCGTTGTCTTGTGGGATACCGAACTAAAGCTTAGGTCGACTATAGCTGTTCAAGTATGTCTGCTTGTCTCGGGAGTAGTATCAGCGCGTCTGTTGATGGAGGAAAAGGCTGTTCCAGATTATGTGGCGGGCCATTCGGTTGGAGCTTTCGGAGCTGCCGTCGTTGCTGGTTCTTTAGATTTCAGAGATGCCATTCGCTTAGTGAGGTGGCGTGGGGAGTGGATGGAAAAAGCTTTTCCAAAGGGATATGGAATGTGCGTTGTGGTAGGGCTCAGTGAAAAACAGCTATCAAAGTTGATTGAAGGACACTCAACTAAGGAAAAACCTGTTTACCTTGCCAATATTAATTGTCCACGGCAAATGACCATAGCTGGAGCGATACCAGACTTGAGAAACCTTATGGAGACAGCTCTTGCAAACGGTGCCCAAAAGGCTGAGTTGTTGGATGTTAGTGTACCGTCACATTGTCCGTTACTACAGGACGTGTCCTTACGCTTAGATGCTGAGCTGAATGACATTTCCTTTAGAGACCCCACTATTCCTTATATAGGAAATCAGACAGCACGAGCTTTAAAAAAGGGTGAAGCGATTAAAAAAGACTTAGCATGGAATGTATCTCATTCTGTTCGCTGGCACGAATCGATGTCCTTGTTATATGAGCTCGGAACTCGACTATTTGTTGAAATGCTTCCTGGTAATGTGCTTAAGAGACTTGTTAACAATGCATTTTCAACAGCACGAGCAATTTCCATCTCAGGCAATGGGATTAAAACAGCTGCCATTCTTGTTGATCGTACACGAACGAACTAA
- a CDS encoding YpjP family protein produces MRLWGRKIFVVLVSVLTLGMYVPPAHSFTDAADSKRVASEDRESTYLTPNDEGLPDEAGAVELDSFLEDGPGSDEDYIQVLTKKAKEQTLTKMGPRINKKVDTDMTNDILPKIEEVVEMILADVDEDEVPYYKIVEELSPGYGEKIFNLYNHQTNEEVARFHVRRDKRPGDGYWFNFHYHLNADNFVEHHSIGEVYWEKNTPRNGCHNLVLQSKSPYTHYENLTSVLGHQIF; encoded by the coding sequence ATGAGATTATGGGGAAGAAAAATATTCGTCGTCCTTGTTTCCGTCCTTACATTAGGAATGTATGTTCCGCCTGCACATTCATTTACAGATGCAGCTGATAGTAAAAGGGTAGCCTCTGAAGATAGGGAGAGTACATATTTAACACCTAATGATGAAGGGTTACCTGATGAAGCCGGAGCAGTTGAGCTGGATAGCTTTCTTGAAGACGGTCCGGGTTCAGATGAGGACTATATACAAGTTCTAACGAAAAAGGCTAAAGAACAAACGTTGACAAAAATGGGGCCAAGAATTAATAAGAAAGTGGATACAGATATGACGAATGACATTTTGCCTAAAATTGAAGAAGTTGTTGAAATGATTTTGGCTGATGTGGATGAAGATGAGGTTCCTTATTATAAAATAGTTGAGGAGCTGTCGCCAGGGTATGGGGAGAAAATCTTCAATCTTTACAATCATCAAACCAATGAGGAGGTAGCCAGATTCCATGTGAGGCGTGATAAACGGCCAGGTGATGGGTACTGGTTTAACTTCCACTATCATTTAAATGCGGATAACTTTGTGGAGCATCACTCGATTGGAGAGGTCTATTGGGAGAAAAATACGCCCCGAAATGGATGTCATAACTTGGTGCTCCAATCGAAATCACCATATACTCACTACGAAAATCTGACGTCTGTTCTAGGACATCAGATTTTTTAA